The sequence below is a genomic window from Actinokineospora baliensis.
GCGGGCATGTTGTGGATGCCTGCTGCGGAGCCTCGGCTGCGGAGGCGGTGGAGGAAGGCCAGGACGTGGGCTACCGGGCCGAACAGGTCCATGGGGATCTCTTGACCGACCTCGCACGCGCTGTAGAGCGCCCGGGCCAGGGGGATGTCGCGGACGATGGGGACTCGGTGTTCTGTGGCGAGTTCGCGGATCTTGGCGGCGATCTCGCCCGCGCCCTTGGCCACCACGCGGGGGGCGCCCTTGTCGGGGTCGTAGCGCAGGGCCACGGCCACGTGCGTGGGGTTGGCCATGATGACGTCGGCGGTGGGGATGTCGGACATCATGCGGTTGCGGCTCATGGCCATCTGGCGGGCCCGGATCTGGCCCTTGATCTCGGGGTTGCCGTCGGTGTTCTTGTGTTCGTCCTTGACCTGCTGCTTGGTCATCCGCAGCTCCTTGCCGACCCGGCGCTTGGCCACCAGGTAGTCGGCGACGCCCATCGCCAGGCCCGCGACGGCGGCCAGGCGGATCAGCGACAGGACCGTGTCGCCCAGGGTGGCGACCAGGGCCTGCAGCGGCAGCGAGCCCGAGCCCATGATGGTGGGGACCAGGTCCTTGACCGCGGTGTAGAGCACCACCGCGAGGATCCCGCACTTGAGGATCGTCTTGACCAGCTCCCACACCGACTGCGGGCCGAACATCCGCTTGAGGCCCTTGAGCGGGTTGAGCCGGGTGAACTTGGGCTTGAGCAGCTTCATCGCGGGCCGCAGTCCACCTTGGACGCCCGCGCCAGCCAGCACCGCGAGCAGCGTCGCGCCCAGCAGCGGGGCGACGGCGAGCGCGCCGTCCTTGAACGCGTCACCGAGCAGGGTGAAGGCGTCGGCCTGGTCGGGGTTGGCGATGAACTTCGCGATCCGGCGCAGCAGGCCCGCGCTGCTGTCGAACAGGTCGCTGAACACCCCGGGGATGACCCAGGTGGCGACCAGCACCGCGGCCCAGGCACCCAGGTCCTGGGTGCGCGCGGTCTGGCCCTCTGACCTGGCCTCCTTGAGCTTCTTCGGTGTCGGCTTCTCGGTGGCGTCCTTGTTCCCGCTCATCGCCCGATCGCTTTCAGTACGGCGTTGGTGGCTTCCTCGGCGATGGCGTGCACCGCCTGCGGCAGCAACGTGATGGCCAGCCCGACCATCACCAGCGTGAGACCCACCTTCGCAGGGAAACCCACGGAAAACGGGTTCAGCGCGGGTGCGACTCGGTTGAGCAGGCCAAGGCCGATGTCGGCGCAGAACAGCACCACGATCATCGGGCCCGCGATGAGCACCGCCGCCAGGAACAGCCTGCCTAGCCCGGTGGTGAGCAGGTCCGCCAGCCTTTCGAGGGAGAAGCCGCCACCGAGCGGGATCGCTTCATACGACAGTGTGAAGCCGCGCATCACCAACTGGTGGGCGTCGGTGGCGAACATCAGCGCGGTGGCGGTCAGGCCGTAGAACCGGCCGAGCACACCGGCGTTGCCGGAGAACGACAGCGGGTCGTAGGCGAAGGCCAGCGAGAACCCGCCGAACACGTCGAGCAGGTCGCCTGCGGCCTGCACCCCCGCGAAGATCACCGCGGTGAGGAACCCCAGCCCCGCGCCGACCACGACCTGCTCGATCGCCGCGATCATCAGCGTCCAGGTCTCGGAGCTGGGCACGTTCGTCGACAGCTTGGGCACCAGCGGCAGCACCATCGCCACCGCGAGCATGGCCTTGATCGTCCCGGGGATCGCCCGCCCGTTGAACGGCGGGCAGGTGATCAACCACGCCACGCACCGGATCACGGCGAGCAGCAGCGCCGTGAGCGTCCCCGGGGCGAGCGCGGCCTCCACCTCAGCCGACCAGCGCCGGGATCCGCTCGTAGAGGCCGCCGGTGAAGCTGACGATCTCGTGCACCATCCAGGACCCGGTCAGCAGCAGCGCCGCCGCGACCCCGATCGCCTTGGGCACGAACGACAGGGTGACCTCCTGGATCTGGGTCACCGACTGGAACAGCGAGATGCCGAAACCGACCACGAGGGCGGTCAGCAGGATGGGGGCGGCCAGCTTGCCGGTGACCAGCATGGCCTGCACGCCGAGCTCGATGATGGTGGTGTCGTTCACGGCGGATCCCTTACGAGTAGGTGCCGACGAGGGCGGTGATGAGCAGGCCCCAGCCATTGGCGAGCACGAACAGCAGGAGTTTGAACGGCAGCGCGACGGTCACCGGGGGCAACATCATCATGCCCAGTGACATCAGCGACGCCGAGACGACCATGTCGATGACCAGGAACGGGATGAACAGCACGAAGCCGATGAGCATGGCGGCGCGCAACTCGGAGAGCACGAAAGCCGGGATCAGCGTGCTGGTCGGCACGTCGGTGGCGTTCGCGGGCTTCTCGTTGCCCGCCACCTTCGTGAACAGCGCGATCTCCTCCGGTCGGGTCTGCTTGAGCATGAACTCGCGCAACGGCTTCATCCCGTCGTTGAACGCGACCGACTGCGTCTTCTCGCCCTTGAGGTAGGGCTGTACCGCTTGCGAGTTCACCTCGCTGACCACCGGGCCCATGATGAACAGGCTCAGGAACAGCGCCAGTCCCGCCAACACCTGGTTCGGCGGGACGTTGGTCAATCCAAGGGCATTGCGTGTGATGCCGAGCACAACGAAGATTTTGGTGAAGCTGGTGCACAGCAGCAGCAGCGACGGCGCGACCGACAGCGCGGTCAGCAGCAGCAGGATGACGATGGACTCGGACGGCTTGTCCGGGGTGCCGACGGTGACGGTGACGCCGCTGGGCTCGCTGGGCTGGATCGGCTCGACCGGCTGGACCACCGCGGCC
It includes:
- the fliQ gene encoding flagellar biosynthesis protein FliQ gives rise to the protein MNDTTIIELGVQAMLVTGKLAAPILLTALVVGFGISLFQSVTQIQEVTLSFVPKAIGVAAALLLTGSWMVHEIVSFTGGLYERIPALVG
- a CDS encoding flagellar biosynthetic protein FliR, whose amino-acid sequence is MEAALAPGTLTALLLAVIRCVAWLITCPPFNGRAIPGTIKAMLAVAMVLPLVPKLSTNVPSSETWTLMIAAIEQVVVGAGLGFLTAVIFAGVQAAGDLLDVFGGFSLAFAYDPLSFSGNAGVLGRFYGLTATALMFATDAHQLVMRGFTLSYEAIPLGGGFSLERLADLLTTGLGRLFLAAVLIAGPMIVVLFCADIGLGLLNRVAPALNPFSVGFPAKVGLTLVMVGLAITLLPQAVHAIAEEATNAVLKAIGR
- the fliP gene encoding flagellar type III secretion system pore protein FliP (The bacterial flagellar biogenesis protein FliP forms a type III secretion system (T3SS)-type pore required for flagellar assembly.) produces the protein MSAAVAGAARLGRIRRSSVLAMLVVLIGLLGSVGSASAQTGPVTVPAAVVQPVEPIQPSEPSGVTVTVGTPDKPSESIVILLLLTALSVAPSLLLLCTSFTKIFVVLGITRNALGLTNVPPNQVLAGLALFLSLFIMGPVVSEVNSQAVQPYLKGEKTQSVAFNDGMKPLREFMLKQTRPEEIALFTKVAGNEKPANATDVPTSTLIPAFVLSELRAAMLIGFVLFIPFLVIDMVVSASLMSLGMMMLPPVTVALPFKLLLFVLANGWGLLITALVGTYS
- a CDS encoding EscU/YscU/HrcU family type III secretion system export apparatus switch protein, which encodes MSGNKDATEKPTPKKLKEARSEGQTARTQDLGAWAAVLVATWVIPGVFSDLFDSSAGLLRRIAKFIANPDQADAFTLLGDAFKDGALAVAPLLGATLLAVLAGAGVQGGLRPAMKLLKPKFTRLNPLKGLKRMFGPQSVWELVKTILKCGILAVVLYTAVKDLVPTIMGSGSLPLQALVATLGDTVLSLIRLAAVAGLAMGVADYLVAKRRVGKELRMTKQQVKDEHKNTDGNPEIKGQIRARQMAMSRNRMMSDIPTADVIMANPTHVAVALRYDPDKGAPRVVAKGAGEIAAKIRELATEHRVPIVRDIPLARALYSACEVGQEIPMDLFGPVAHVLAFLHRLRSRGSAAGIHNMPAGAAA